The Leptospira andrefontaineae genomic sequence TGATAAAAAAGTTCGATTTTGTCGTTATGACCTGGCTGATCGTTCGGAGCTCTGTCGATGATCTCGGAAACCGATTTATCTTCGATCAGGAAGTTATTCTTATAAACTCTACTGATAATTTTGCTGATTTTACGAGGAGGTTCCATTCTTGGATCAGGATCGTTTGAGTTTGGTCCTTCGAAGTAGATTTCCATATATTTGGAAAGTCCACCTTGAACGATCTTACCTTGGCCTCTTTCCTCGTCCTTAATGAAATCGTAAACTTCGACACGGATACAGTTATTAGCTGCATCTTCTTGTGCGTTACTGGTGGAAACCACACATTCGTCGTTGTTTGCTTTTCCTTTGAAAAGAACAGTTCTGAACGGAAGAACACGTACTTTCATTTTCATGAGTACTGTATGACGTTTTAGTCTTTCATTAAGAGCTGTAACTCTTTGATCCAGACCTTTTTCCGTATCAAGGATAGCCGCACCGGTTTGACCGTCTTCCTTCTTTTGAGCTTGGTTGTCTTGAGCGTTGAGTATGCCTGCGATTGAAAAAATTGCCAGGCAAAATGCGATTTTGCGTTTCATTGTACCCTATTTCCTTGGTCTCTTCTGCGTTTGAGTTTCCCGAAAGTCGAGAATACCCTGTCTCTAGTATCGGTAAAATAGACTCCCGATTAAATCGAAGACTTACATTTTCGCACCGAAAACGTTTATTTTCCTGATTTTGAACTCGTTTCCAGATACAGTTCATAGGGGGGAGGAGTCGGTTTCAATCCTTTTTCGATCAGGTTGGCAGCCCATCTCCTTTCTACAAAATCGCAGAAATCCCTTAAATCCCGGCCAGAATACGATCCTAATCGTTGTGAAATTGTTAAACGCTCGGAATCCTGTAAATGTTTAGCATAATTTCCTAATATCGCAGCTTTTTCTTTTTCGTTCGGTAAGGGGAAGAATACGGATCTGTCAAATCTAGAAACCAAAGCCTTGTCCAGGTCCTGTTTTCTGTTTGTGGCACCCAGGGTGATTGATTTTTGTCCCCCTTCGAAACCATCCAGTTTTCGTAATAATACGGATAGAATGTTACGGGTTGCCTCAAATAGGCCGTCATCCCTGGATCCGGCCAAGGAATCTATTTCATCTAAGAATAAAAGACAAGAAGGGAATAGGGAAGCAACATCGAAGACATAAGCCATGTTCTGGGCGCTTTCCCCATAATATTTACTTAAAATAGATTCCACCGGCACATAGATAAGAGGGATCTCTGTCATACAGGAAATCACCTTTGCCATGGTGGTTTTTCCGACTCCTGGTTCTCCTTCTAAAAGGATCGCTCTTGGTTTCGTTCTTCCTGGAAATTTACGGGTGAGTTTAGAAAGTTCCTCGAGGGTTTCCGGAGATTTAAGAGGAAGTATAATGGATTCTAATATTTGTCTTTTGACATCTTCGTAACCGGCGATGGTCTCGAATGTCATCCAATCTCCCTTCTTCTTTGCTTCTATTGGATCGAATACATCGATTCCTAATCTGAGTAGAAGTTCCTTTGGATTCTGGACAGACTCTTGTTTGGCAAGTCTGAGATATTTGAATAGATCAATTGCAGAAAAAATTTCCTCTCTGTGGAAATCTCCTTTTTTAGTGATCTCTATTTTGCTTTGGTTCCTTCCCGCATAGAATCTGAACTTTGCATTGTCTAGAATATTTTTGGTCTCGAATAAATTCTCATTCAACGCTTGGAGGCAAACATATCCAGGTTCGAACGTATGGATCCTCAGATTTTCTATATGGTTTCGAACGATCTGGAGACAATCCAGTAATTGTGCTTTGTCTGCACCTGGGATGGGAAATTCTATCCTGAGATCTTTTTTATCCGGTAAAAACGCAGGAAGTTCGGAGTCCTTGACCCCTAGACCTTTTAGTTCCGAATAAAGCAGGTTTTTGGCCTGGGTAAAATCCAGAATATTTCCGGAATTTCGTAGGGGCGCAGTGGTCAAATCTTCAGGTTTCATTCTTTCTTCCCTAGAATTTCTCTTGTATAATCTTTCGGTTCTGTCGAAGAATTTAGAAAGAACCTTTGGAGGCAAGTCCTAATGGGTGAAGGCTCCCTTTCACAAGACGATATAGACGCATTACTAACCGGGTCCAGTCCGGGAGGTGGGGGCGGTGGCTCAGCTGATTTTAACCTGAGCGGAGAATTGGATTCCCTATTAGGAGATTCTGGTGGCGGAGCTGGCGCTTCTACTTCTCCAGCATCCGGAGGAGCTCCATCTTTCGCGGATATTGCTGCGGCTTTGGGACCTTCTTCTACACCGGCTCCCCCAAAAGCAAGTGCTCGTTCTAGTTCCGTTTCTTCCAATACAGCAAACTTAAATCTACTATTAGATGTTAATGTGGCGCTTACTGTGGAATTGGGTAGGACCAATATGTACATTAAAGATGTCCTAGGTTTGAACGAGGGTGCCGTTGTGGAACTAGACAATGCAGTCGGAGAAGACTTAGATATTTTAGCAAACGGCAAACTGGTTGGAAAGGGAAAACTGGTTTTATTGGATGATTATTACGGCATTCGAATTACCGAGATAGTAGATCCATCTAGAAGAATGCTCTAGGGTGAATGTTCGTATCCGGAAGACCTTTCCGGATACGATGATATTCTTAAGCCTTTTTGTCCTCGCTTCCGAGAACTGACTTCATCACAGATTTAAAATTAGATAGGTTTAACGGAAGAACAAGCTCTGTTCTATCCTGTCCTAATTTTTCTACCTCTTTAATAAATCTCTGAGCGATCCTAAGTTTTACCGCCTCTTTTCCGCCTTTTGTTTTGATGGAAGAAGCAAGTAATTCAATACCTTTTGCGGTAGCAGTTGCAATGAATTCAATTTCAGCAGCTTGTCCTTCCGCCTCATTGATCCTTTTTTGTTTTTCACCCTCGGATTTATTGATCGCTTCTTCTTTAATACCTAAGGAGCGGTTGATCCTAGAATCTCTATCTCCTTCTGACAGAGAGATCTGCGCCTTCTTGGTAATCTGTGCTTTTTTCTCCCTTTCCATTGCTTCTATAATAGATTTAGGAGGAGCAATGTTTACGATCTCATAACGATTTACGCGAACACCCCAAGGTTCTCCTGCTTGGTCTAGAACTTCTAGGATCTTACTATTGATCACTTCTCTGGTTTCGAAAGTTGTATCCAGATCCATGGTTCCAATGATAGCTCTCATTGTAGTTTGTACAAGCTGAGTCACTGCAAATCTATAATCTTCTATCCCGTAACTTGCTTTTTGAGGATCGAGTACTCTCAAATAAAGAATCCCGTCCATCTCCACTTTAACGTTGTCTTTTGTGATACAAGTTTGGGGAGGAACATCTATCGCTTGCTCTTTTAAAGTATGATAGTATGCATCATAATCTATAAAAGGGATTAGAATATGAAACCCCGCATGAAGGGTTCTGCTGTATTTTCCGAGTCTCTCTACGATGATACATTCTTGAGCAGAAACAATTCTCAAAGAACGATACAGTTTATAGGCAAGGTAAAGTAAAAACCCGAGCCAAAATATCCATAAAAATACTGAAACAAACATATTAAGTATTACTCCTTCTCTGAATCCAGTCCTGGGAATTTGTTGGTCACTTTGGAGATTCCTTCAAAGAAACCGACTACGTTTGCCATTTCCGTAGGAAGAACTGTGGTTTTAGCTTTTTCTAAAATGATACCTAGGCCTGAGAGATAATCTTCTGTGATCTGAAGGTTGACTGCTTCTGATCCGCCTTCATTCCCGGTGGCTTCCGCGATCTGTTGGATCCCTTTTGCTTTTGCTTTTGCAATGAATTCAATCTCCTTAGCTTTACCTTCTGCCTCGTTTACCTTCTTGATCTTTTCACCTTCGGAAAGATTGATTGCTTCTTGTCTTTCTCCCATAGAGCGATTGATCCTAGATGCTTTTTCTCCCTCTGATATGGTGATCTCAGCACGTTTTACTCGTTCTGCTTTTACTTGTTCTTCCATCTCATGAAGGATCTCTTTAGGTGGAGAAATGTTTTTGATCTCGTAACGAGTTACCTTGATTCCCCAAGGATCTGTTGCCTCATCTAATGCACGGACCACGTTTGCATTGATATCGTCTCTTTCGGAGAATGTATGGTCCAATACCAATTTACCAATCTCGGAACGAAGAGTGGTTTGGGCTAGCTGGATCGTTGCGTTTCTAAAATTCTCGATCTCATAAGAAGCTTTATAAGCATCCATGACCCTTATATACAGAATACCATCCACCAAAATGGAGACGTTATCCTTGGTAATACAAGTCTGAGGAGGAATATCGATAGCGATTTCCTTTAAGAGCTGTTTGTATCTGATCTGGTCTATGATCGGAATGAGAAAATGAAAGCCCGCACCAAATGCTCCACGGAACACTCCCAGCCTTTCCACTACAAAACTGTACGTTTGGGGAACGACAATACAGGTTTTCATAATGAGGTAGATTACCGCTATAACGATCAGCGTAAAAAATAGAAATGGGTCCATTTTGTTAGTTTCTAACTCCTATTTAATAATGATTATATTTCCGGAAGCTCTATCGGCTCCACAACGAATGTAAGGTTTTCTCTCTCTAAGATCCTGGCTCTTTTTCCTGCAGGAATACGTTTGGATTTACTGATCGCATCCCATTCGGTTCCCTGGAATACGACCCTTCCACCTTTCCTTTCTACAAGAATATCTTTGGAAACTAACACGATCCTTCCTGGACCTTCTTCCGGATTGAGAGCTACTTTTTCAGAAGAAGAAGGAAAAAATTTCCTAAGGAAACTTCCTCCTATCCAGATTAGAATTCCTGAAAGTGCCGCCCAGACGATTGCTTGGGTCCAAAATCCACTTTCATAAAAATAGGAAATACTTCCTACAATCGTCGCGGAAAGTCCTAAAAAGAATACAAAGGTTCCAGGGACAAAAAGTTCCGCCACCATGAGTATGATCCCGGACGCGATCCAAAGATAAGAGAGGTTATGTCCGTCTTGTAAAAAGTCCATGGTTTTTAGGTAGAAGAAAGGGGAAAAATTCTATTTTCAAAAACATTCCCGTCCATATTCTTAGCGGGAGTGATGAGAAAAATTTGGATTCGTCTTGGAATCGGACTACTAGCCATATTCCTTGCTCTTCAGTTAATCCCCGTCCAACCTCCGTTGGGAAAGAATGCTAATGAAATCAAAACGGAAGAACGCGTCAAAAAGATTTTTCGAAAGTCTTGTTATGACTGCCATTCGGATCTAGTTCAATGGCCTTGGTATTCTAAGGTTTTTCCGGTTTCTTTGTATATCTCTCATCATATAGAAGAAGGCCGTGAAGAATTGAATTTTTCGGAATGGGAAAGTTTAAAACCGGAAAAAAAGGCAGATCTGGCTGAAGAAATATTAGAAGAAGTCGAAGAAGGTCATATGCCTCCCAAGGATTATATTTTCTTACATTCAAACTCTAAACTGGATCAGGAAGAGATAGAGATCTTAAGAGACTGGCTCCAAACTTTTGCGGAAAATCAATAAGGCATCGAAATCATTTTAATGAACACACCTGAGGACAAGAATTCTAAACTTTGGGGAGGAAGATTTAAAGAAAAAGCTTCTTCCATAATGGAAAGGATAGGAGAATCCATTTCCTTCGACCAAAAATTATACAAGGAAGATCTAGAAGGAAGTAGGGCTCATGCCAGGATGCTTGCAAAGATGGGCATCTTAAATTCCACGGAATTAAAAGACATACTAGATGGATTAAATCAGGTAGAAGAAGAAATAGAATCCGGAAATTTTAAATTCAGTTCTGAGTTGGAAGATATTCACATGCATGTGGAATCCAGACTTACAGAATTGAAAGGAGAAGTAGGGAAAAAATTACATACTGCAAGATCTAGGAATGATCAAGTATCCCAAGATACAAGGCTTTATGTAAGAAATCGTATCCAAGAAATTCTAGTTCGTTTGGATTCTTTGAGAGAAGCTCTTCTCGAACAGTCTTCTAAAAATATAGATACGATCATTCCTGGTTACACACATTTACAAGTTGCACAACCGATCAGAGCCTCTCATTTTTTATTGGCTTATTTTTGGATGTTCACCCGCGACCTTGAGTTTTTCGAATTTGCTCAGAAGACTGCAAACATTCTAGTTTTAGGCTCCGGTGCGATGGCAGGAGTGAATTACCAAAACGATAGGGAGTTTTTAGCCTCTGAATTAAAGGTAGATTCAATTTCTCCAAATAGTATGGATGCGGTTGCAAGCAGGGATCATCTTTTGCAATTTTTATCTGCAGCGGTCCAAACCATGCTACATGCTTCACGCTTTTGTGAGGATATAATCATCTATTCTTCCCAGGAGTTCGGTCTCGTAAAACTGCCCGATTCACTCACTACCGGATCTTCTATCATGCCCCAGAAAAAGAATCCGGATATCGCAGAACTGATCCGCGGAAAATCCGCGAGGGTGGCTGGTAATCTAAATCATTTAATCGGTCTCTTAAAGGGATTGCCTCTTACATACAATCGTGATTTACAAGAAGACAAGTTAGCTGTTTTTGATGCTGTGGAAACTGTTCTATTAAGTCTGGAAGGTTTAGAAGCAATGGTTTCAGAAATGCAATTCAGACCGGAAAGAGGAGAAAGATCCTTGAAGGAAGGTTTTGCCACTGCTACAGATTTGGCCGACTTCCTAGTGGGAGAGAAAAAAGTCCCATTCAGAACGGCTCACGAACTTGTAGGAAAACTCGTCTCCGAATGTGTGGAAAGAAAAGAGAATTTATTCACGATCTCAGAAGAGGTCCGAAAAGGAATTTCTCCTTATTTTACGGGAGAAGAATATTCCAAGGCTGTAAGTCTGGAACTTTCTACGGACAAAAAATCTAGTTATGGTGGAACTTCCAGGACTAGACAGTTGGAACAATTAGGACTCGCGAAACAATCTATCAAATCAATCCAAAGGAATACGAAATGAATTATCTGAATGTAAAATCTAAATCTAAGATCGGAATTGTCGGATCTTTAGCATGGTTTACGATTTTATTATTTTCTTTTGCCTGTAAGGCAAATCCATATGCGGAACAAAGATATGTTCCGGAAGCATATAGCCCTGTCGAGGTTGTAGTAAAAAAAGAAGAAAAACCTCGTGTGGCTCTTCCTGAAAAACCCGCTATTTATGCTCTGATAGAAAGTACCCAAGGAAATATGCTTTTCGAACTTTATGATAAGGATGCTTCGAAAACAGTCCAAAACTTTATCGATCTTGCACAAGGAGAGAAAGAATTTACTCTGCGTAACGGCCAACCTCAGAAAAGACCATTTTATGATGGATTAACCTTTCACAGAGTGATCGAAGGTTTTATGATCCAAGGGGGATGTCCTTACGGAGATGGATCTGGAACTCCTGGATACAGATTTGCTGACGAGATCAATGCTGCAAGCCTAGGCTTAGACCAAGCTAAAATAGGACAGTCACAATATTATACCGGTTACCTTTACAGATACATAGGCGGTGAACTTGGAATTCGTAGCCAAAGAGAAGCAGACGAAAGAAGAGAAGAGCTTGAAAGCAATTTAGAGAAGGCCAAAAATCTTTCGGTTATGGAGATCCTATATAGATTAGGATATCGTTATAATAATGTTGTGAAAAGTAAAAAGGCAATCAAAGGAGCATTGGCAATGGCGAATGCCGGGCCAAACACAAACGGTTCTCAATTTTTTATCAACCAAGTAGATACTCCTCATTTGGATGGATTGCATACTGTATTTGGACAGATCGTACAGGGTGCAGATGTAGTGGATAAGATCATCGCTTCCGGAAACGGTAAAACTACCATTCGCAAAGTGTCCATCTACGATAAGAGGGCAAAATAATGAGTACTTCCCTGGACCAAAATCCTATCTTTCTTTCGGTTGCTCGAGAGATACAGGGCTCTGGGTCCACGGGAAGAATATTAGAAAAACTTTCCGGGTTGCAGGTGGACGATTCCAGAGGCGGAGAAATGTTCCCTGAGATCCGGAATAAAAAAGACACTGCTTGGGACTTCCGCTCAGTAGTTTCAGTAGTAAGACTGATCCAACAAAACAGGCAATCAGTCAGCCATTCTTATGAAGAAGCAATGGCTCGTTACAGCAAAGTAAATAACTTAACAGCAAAACGGAAAGCAAACGAAGAAGAAGTCAGGCTTAAACAGACTCTAACGGATTATATCCTAAAGATAGAATCCAATTTTGAAAAGAACGATAGGGCGGATGAGTCCATCTTCAAAGAGATTACCCGATTTTTCGATAGTTTGGAATCTGCTGAAAAACTTTCCGAATCCAATATTTCCAGCCTGAACTTATCTCCTAAGTCAGTGACCCAAATCGGGCCAATTCTGGAGAAATACGAGGAATGCTACCAGGAATACAGTAAACTTAAACCGGTTCTTGGAAGGCTGATCCGGATCGCAGACTATATTATAGAAGATGCAGAAGGCTGAAAAAGGCCTTGGTTTCCTCGATAATTTCCCGGATTTTTTAGCAGGTTTTGTCTCTTTTTGCCGAAATCTAAAATGTAGAGCTGAATAGCTCTCTAGGTCCGAAGTGTCGAAACCTGGAAAACCGGATTGAAATTTTAGAATGAAACGAATTCTGATCATACTAATTCTTTTGAATGCATTCAGCTTGGGATCTTATCCAAACAGGAATGCAAGGGGAGAAGTTTCCGAAAATTATATCCAAGCCCAAGGCATCGTGGATATCAAACTTCCTAAAATGCAGTTCCGAGAAAAGGAACCGATTTCTGCTGTACTTTCCGTTAGAAACACAGGAAATGAGGTCCTTAGAATTTTCCCTTATGGAAAAGATCTACGTTCCTTCCAGGTGATCGTAAGAGATGAAGACGGTAGAACAGTAACAAGATTAGAAGAAGAAAGAAAACAAGATCCTGTCTTAAGAAGAAGGAACAAAGTCGAGAATCTCGTAGGTGACGAGGTCAAAGAGATCATTCTTCATAAAGACGAAACATTTTCAAAAGAGATCAGAATCGATCATTTATACGAATTAGAGCCTGGCAAAAAATATTTTGTAACCGCTTACTTCTATCCTAATATCTCCGAATATGGAGACCATTTTGTAAGATCAGAAAGCCATCCTTATTTCAGCGTAGAAGAACGTAAAAAAGATTGGGTTCTTCCTGGAGTTCCTTACCAAGATCCAACAACAGACGGATTAGAGCCGGAAGAAGTGATCCATCTATTCTTAGGTGCTGAAAAAAAGAAAAACTGGAAGCTCCATTTTAAATGGATCCATTTCCCAGAATACATACAAGCTTATGACAGATTTGCCAGAGATTGGCAACAATCGGAAGAAGCTGAAAAGGATTTTGTTCTGGAAGAATTTAGAAATTATCTAACTGAAAACAGATCCGGTATGTTACAATACTATAAGATCCTGGGAACGGAGAAGGTGAGTTCCAATCTTTCCAAAGTAAGAGTTGCAGTGGAAAGAAGAGTGAACAAGGTCCCTGTCCGATACGAATACGAATTTACTTTGAGAAGAATGCCGGAAGAAAACGGAATGTTCTGGAAAGTGGCTAATCTATTAGCGAAGGTAAGAAAATGACCGAGATATTATCCCAAGACGAGATAGACGCATTATTAAACGCGATCTCCAGTGGAGAAGTGGCGGAGGATGAGTATTCTTCCGTTGGGGAGCAGAAGAAGGTCAAAATTTACGACTTCAAACGTCCCGACAAATTTTCTAAAGACCAGATCCGTACTCTACAGATGATGCACGAGACCTTCGCTCGTTTGGCAACTACTGGACTTTCTGCTCAGCTTCGAGCTCTCGTTCACGTTCACGTTGCTGCGGTGGATCAGTTAACATACGAAGAATTTATTCGTTCTATTCCAAACCCAACCACACTTGCTGTGATTAACATGGACCCACTTAGGGGTTCCGCAATTTTAGAAATAGATCCTTCTATTTCATTTACGATCATTGACCGTTTATTCGGTGGTAAGGGAGAAACTGCAAAAATCTCTCGAGAACTTTCAGAGATCGAGATGAGCGTAATGGAAGGGATTATCGTTCGTATCTTGGGAAACATGAGAGAAGCCTGGTCAACTGTGATCGACCTTAGACCTCGTCTTGGTAACATCGAAACAAACCCTCAGTTCGCTCAGGTTGTACCTCCGAATGACATGGTGGTTTTGATCAACTTGGAGACTAAGATTGGTGAGGTAGAGGGATTGACCAACCTTTGTATCCCGTACATCACGATTGAGCCTATCATCAACAAACTTTCCGCTCAGTACTGGTATTCCTCCATTCGTAAAGGTGAGTTGGATGAGAACAGAGCAATCATCCAGGAACGTTTGGATCAGGTGCAAATTCCTGTGATCGCAGAAGTAGGTTCGGTAGATATTTCTATTTTGGATTTTATGAACTTAACGGTGGGTGATGTTGTAAAATTAGAAAACACAACTACCAGATCGGATATGCTTGTAAAAGTAGGAGAACGTAAGAAATTCAAATGTCTACCGGGACGTGTTGGAAATAGGTTAGCCATCCAGATCGGAGATAGGGTAGAAGATATTCCGGACGAATTACTTGGTTCCACTAGATCAGAACAAGAATATTGATCTGATCATCACAACCTGAAACTTTTGATTTAGATCAAAAGTTTCAACAAGGCACAAAAAAAGCGGGAAACAATTCCCGCTTTTGCTTTTTATAGAATATAGAAATCGGAAAACGATTACTTTCTCCAGTGAATACATTCACCGGGACATTCATCCATTTCCTTCTGAACTGTTTTCCAATCTTCCTCAGGGATCTGAGCTTGGTTAACATTCTCTCCTCCGATATGAGTCTCGGAAGTATCGTTATCGTCCATTTGAAAGTACTTAGGTAGATTGTCTGCACACTGGTTGCAAGAAGTACAGTTGTCCTTATCTACGTAGGCTATTTTGGTCATTCTGTCACTCCTTTGGAACTTTTTAGTTCTTCTATTTGGCGGTCTAGGGCTACAATTTCTAGACTGGGGCTATGGCGCAATACCTTTTCGTTTCAGATTCCGCCACTGATTGCCAGTCTCAACGCGATTTGAAGCCGTATATCGATTAGACAAGGTCCTTCCCGAATAATTCGATAGGTCGGTGTAAAAATGTGGACGGAAATTTCTTTCATCGATATTCTTCCCAAACCTATTTTAAGGGAGAATCAGAACTAAATGAAACGGATTGCCATAACCTTCTTTTTGGCCCTAAGCATTATAATTGTAGATTGTAAGAAAGCCAGAGAAGATCTCCAAGGTGGAGTGATCACATTCACCAAGGGAACAGTAAAAATATTTGATAAGGCCGGGAAAGAAAAAGCGGTTTCTGTGGATACTTTCCTTTTACCGGAAGATAAGATAGAAACCGGAAAAGATTCTTATGCAGACCTTCAATTGACTGAAGGAGTTCTTGTAAGGATCAAAGAAAATACAAGTCTCACTCTGAATAAAATTTTTATCGATTCTGCAAATGGAGAAACCTTCGCGGATATGGGGCTTACCAAAGGGAAAATTTTTACCAAGGTCGCAAACAAGCTGACGAAAACTTCCAAGTTCACAGTTTCCACTCCAACAGTCGTTGCTTCTGTTAGAGGAACTGAGTTCATTGTAGAAGAGACTGGTAAAGGAACAAGCACTAGAGTTTCTGACGGATCGGTCGAAGTTGCAGATGCGGATAATCCAGAAAGCCAAGCTATTGCCGACGCGGGTGAAAATGTTAGCTCTAATGGGGATACATTCAAAGAACAACCCTTAACAGAGGATGAAACCCAAGAGTTAAAAGAAGATTCCGCTACCATCCAATCTATTACGGAAGAACAAAGAGCACGTATCCAAGAGATCCTGAAAGATTTCCAAGAGAATAAGGCTCGTATCCTTCAAGGTTTGGAAGAGCAAAAACAAAGAAATAGAGAATTGATCGAAGGCGCAAAAGAAGAAAATCGTAAACTTCTTGAAGAGGCTAAAAGTGCCGGAAAAGAAGAAAAAGAAGCCATCCAAAAGGCAGGCAAAGAAGAGAAAGAAAAAGTAAAATCTTCTATGGATGATGCCAAGAAGGAATTGGAAAACCAGCGTAAGTCTTTAAAAGACCAAGCAGCTCCTAAATAATTAGGATTTCCATTCTAAAAAATAAAGAGCCGTTTCTGCAAGGAAGCGGCTTTTTTTATTCTTCTTCTTTGGAACGGAGTTTGTACCAGAGAATTGTGGTGGTAAAAAGTAAGGTGAAAGCGTTTGCAAGAATGATCGGAAAATCATTTTTCAGAACGCCGTAACAAAGCCAGAAAAACACTCCCACTGAAAGAACAAGATACATGTTCCTGGAAATATCTCTGGTCCTTTTTTCCAGGATCACTTTGATGAGCTGGGGAAGAAATGCCAGAGTAGTCAGAGTACAAGCGATAAATCCAAGTAAAGAGATCGGATCCATCATTTGCTTGTGTACTCTCTTGTGACTATTGTCTTAATCCCACCTCTTAGGTTATAATCACCCTTGACTTTGATATATTTTGGATCTACAGATTGGATCAGATCTTCTAAGATATGATTTACCACATTCTCATGAAAGATCCCAAGATTTCTGTAGGCGAGAATATATTCTTTCAAGGATTTTAACTCTATACATTTTGCCTTTGGTATATAGCTGATCTCTATCACCCCAAAATCCGGCAGACCGGTCTTAGGACAAACCGCAGTGAATTCTGGAATGGTAAAATCGATTGTGTAATCTTTACCTTCGTACACATTGGCGAAAGATTCTATCTCGGGAAGTTTCAGACTGGGGATATGGTCCTGTCTTCCCTCATAAGCGGAAATTCCTATCGACTCTTGTTGATGGCTCATGATTCCCTCTTTAAACCAGAGTTTTCCGGACTTTGTCTCTGGGAATCTTTTTACAACTCACATAAAGGAAACGTTAAGGATACCTTGGAATGAAGCACCAAAATGTAATTGGGATTGTGGATTTTGGAGGGCAGTACGCCCATTTGATCGCGTCCAGAATTCGTCGTTTGGGGGCTTATTCCGAAATTATAGGTAACGACGAACCTATTGAAACATATTCCAAACTTTCAGGCATAATTCTTTCCGGAGGACCGGAAAGTGTATATGAACCGGATTCTCCATCGCTACCCGTCGAAGTTCTAAAACTGGGAATTCCTGTTTTAGGGATTTGTTATGGCCACCAACTTATGATGAAACTTTTGGGTGGAGAAGTTAAAAAAGCAGGCATAGCAGAATACGGAAGAGCCGCTTTAGATTTTATTGATACTCCTAAAACAGAATTACTCAAAGGTTTTGCGGGCGGGGAAGTAGTATGGATGAGCCATGGGGACGAGGTGACTCGTTTACCTTCCGGTTTCACCCGCACCGCTTCCAGTCAAGACTGCGAATATGCAGTGGTTGAAA encodes the following:
- the fcpB gene encoding flagellar-coiling protein FcpB, whose product is MKRKIAFCLAIFSIAGILNAQDNQAQKKEDGQTGAAILDTEKGLDQRVTALNERLKRHTVLMKMKVRVLPFRTVLFKGKANNDECVVSTSNAQEDAANNCIRVEVYDFIKDEERGQGKIVQGGLSKYMEIYFEGPNSNDPDPRMEPPRKISKIISRVYKNNFLIEDKSVSEIIDRAPNDQPGHNDKIELFYQKNGYPEGGRPETPSEKGVGKYVLANVENTKTHPIRNSFKKTFYIKHLDSFDRLFTKIFDYNDQLGNENYKENVNTLKESLKY
- a CDS encoding AAA family ATPase, whose translation is MKPEDLTTAPLRNSGNILDFTQAKNLLYSELKGLGVKDSELPAFLPDKKDLRIEFPIPGADKAQLLDCLQIVRNHIENLRIHTFEPGYVCLQALNENLFETKNILDNAKFRFYAGRNQSKIEITKKGDFHREEIFSAIDLFKYLRLAKQESVQNPKELLLRLGIDVFDPIEAKKKGDWMTFETIAGYEDVKRQILESIILPLKSPETLEELSKLTRKFPGRTKPRAILLEGEPGVGKTTMAKVISCMTEIPLIYVPVESILSKYYGESAQNMAYVFDVASLFPSCLLFLDEIDSLAGSRDDGLFEATRNILSVLLRKLDGFEGGQKSITLGATNRKQDLDKALVSRFDRSVFFPLPNEKEKAAILGNYAKHLQDSERLTISQRLGSYSGRDLRDFCDFVERRWAANLIEKGLKPTPPPYELYLETSSKSGK
- the fliN gene encoding flagellar motor switch protein FliN gives rise to the protein MGEGSLSQDDIDALLTGSSPGGGGGGSADFNLSGELDSLLGDSGGGAGASTSPASGGAPSFADIAAALGPSSTPAPPKASARSSSVSSNTANLNLLLDVNVALTVELGRTNMYIKDVLGLNEGAVVELDNAVGEDLDILANGKLVGKGKLVLLDDYYGIRITEIVDPSRRML
- a CDS encoding SPFH domain-containing protein, which translates into the protein MFVSVFLWIFWLGFLLYLAYKLYRSLRIVSAQECIIVERLGKYSRTLHAGFHILIPFIDYDAYYHTLKEQAIDVPPQTCITKDNVKVEMDGILYLRVLDPQKASYGIEDYRFAVTQLVQTTMRAIIGTMDLDTTFETREVINSKILEVLDQAGEPWGVRVNRYEIVNIAPPKSIIEAMEREKKAQITKKAQISLSEGDRDSRINRSLGIKEEAINKSEGEKQKRINEAEGQAAEIEFIATATAKGIELLASSIKTKGGKEAVKLRIAQRFIKEVEKLGQDRTELVLPLNLSNFKSVMKSVLGSEDKKA
- a CDS encoding stomatin-like protein — protein: MDPFLFFTLIVIAVIYLIMKTCIVVPQTYSFVVERLGVFRGAFGAGFHFLIPIIDQIRYKQLLKEIAIDIPPQTCITKDNVSILVDGILYIRVMDAYKASYEIENFRNATIQLAQTTLRSEIGKLVLDHTFSERDDINANVVRALDEATDPWGIKVTRYEIKNISPPKEILHEMEEQVKAERVKRAEITISEGEKASRINRSMGERQEAINLSEGEKIKKVNEAEGKAKEIEFIAKAKAKGIQQIAEATGNEGGSEAVNLQITEDYLSGLGIILEKAKTTVLPTEMANVVGFFEGISKVTNKFPGLDSEKE
- a CDS encoding NfeD family protein, with the translated sequence MDFLQDGHNLSYLWIASGIILMVAELFVPGTFVFFLGLSATIVGSISYFYESGFWTQAIVWAALSGILIWIGGSFLRKFFPSSSEKVALNPEEGPGRIVLVSKDILVERKGGRVVFQGTEWDAISKSKRIPAGKRARILERENLTFVVEPIELPEI
- a CDS encoding heme-binding domain-containing protein; the encoded protein is MRKIWIRLGIGLLAIFLALQLIPVQPPLGKNANEIKTEERVKKIFRKSCYDCHSDLVQWPWYSKVFPVSLYISHHIEEGREELNFSEWESLKPEKKADLAEEILEEVEEGHMPPKDYIFLHSNSKLDQEEIEILRDWLQTFAENQ